Proteins encoded by one window of Manis pentadactyla isolate mManPen7 chromosome X, mManPen7.hap1, whole genome shotgun sequence:
- the KIAA1210 gene encoding LOW QUALITY PROTEIN: acrosomal protein KIAA1210 homolog (The sequence of the model RefSeq protein was modified relative to this genomic sequence to represent the inferred CDS: inserted 5 bases in 3 codons; substituted 2 bases at 2 genomic stop codons) has protein sequence MDIASLKPLESRPKSSMGNRVLSSDSFFMVEPQPERSASKIHSSLKPQRDRPLQRSHLSRTWSAAETSRAPGAMTRYVPGSGIWIAGSKFSGEHTGSLSDSPSDTSDVLQRHLLKIPPRRPRPPSISPPRIRFDSVSKVFEELSIGDKSWKSPQKKASPHKFSTVKKVEPKQGEPSFPWVSEEKKSITKGKQADQKKLKIGSTGPSSPEENNKTEICDKKTTAQAASTDAAGSRGYPLCATYRKRRGRKGWSTSGMSGQQXRSFKQCSPGFGLVEGAGSLSSEKTAQKCFFYHQPLEEQVVGQPTTPQTETAVPQHLLSDKDNMGRRDAGTDFEAREASASQAIPADIEESLASGPSPYHEDGASGAEKTEARTSLLPVVESPSTTQEDVVFPVAVGAQGFMDPSRSQAEEEGASCLDSASVQLKVESVXDIPTGCKEQPPGHVLQDFTASISGMANVLVEGGISAERLPPRSLSRSLEKSKAEVASGSESMSEAGSVSEQQMAPRDSFQSLEDPGEEQEVSSGSESASEEDAAPRDSFXSLVKPEDGQEVFTKSKRFVELSSDEQLTPRCPSQPLVRPKFQPQTRTLDSVSASVRWSGPVEPVHPRYTFQXPKVEQQASAAPENAKAEESISVEVQPPRCPFQAWESPILEQQVSVGPESAAMEWCISVEPLPPREPSQPLMRPVAKQGVYSCPVSAPAEWHGPVERRPRTYAFQPWGSCHFERLAFVGPESIAAKRSISMEQRPPRMPSQSRMEPVVHQPTSAGPESVAIEEGASKELSPTTVRSRDGANFQPQISSTSSASAPVKWSSSKERLPPRHPFQALADPEYQQQVYSRSVTAAAEGTIFESNPSSWPLPRGPASPDRTKKHSQGFRELTENIPASATESFTTTPAWQSPXSVGTDSQKDVVESSDQDNSHSSLSTNCSDIENLFGAQLRNVPSSQRYRCEKQDETRKNLPNFLHSPWA, from the exons GCCCAAGAGCAGCATGGGGAACAGAGTCCTGTCCTCTGACAGCTTTTTCATGGTGGAGCCTCAGCCTGAAAGATCAGCAAGTAAAATACACTCCTCTCTGAAGCCCCAGAGAGACAGGCCTCTGCAG AGATCGCATCTTTCCAGAACTTGGTCTGCAGCTGAGACTAGTAGAGCACCTGGAGCTATGACCCGATACGTGCCTGGAAGTGGAATCTGGATTGCAGGCTCCAAGTTCTCTGGG GAACACACAGGTAGCCTAAGTGACAGCCCTTCAGATACTTCAGATGTTCTTCAGAGGCATCTGCTGAAG ATCCCACCACGGCGCCCACGCCCACCTAGCATCAGCCCACCTCGTATCCGATTTGATTCAGTCTCCAAGGTTTTTGAAGAACTCTCAATTGGTGATAAGTCATGGAAGAGCCCACAAAAGAAGGCTTCACCACACAAGTTCTCAACTGTGAAGAAG gTGGAACCAAAGCAGGGGGAACCAAGCTTTCCATGGGTTTCTGAAGAAAAGAAGAGTATAACCAAAGGAAAACAAGCTGACCAAAAGAAGCTGAAAATAGGCAGCACAG GTCCTTCAAGCCCCGAGGAGAACAACAAAACTGAGATTTGTGATAAGAAGACAACAGCTCAGGCTGCGAGCACAGATGCTGCCGGCAGCCGGGGCTACCCACTCTGTGCAACATACAGAAAACGACGTGGAAGGAAAGGATGGAGCACTTCAGGAATGAGTGGCCAGCA AAGGAGTTTTAAGCAGTGCAGCCCAGGGTTTGGCCTGGTTGAGGGAGCTGGGTCCCTATCTTCTGAAAAGACTGCCCAGAAGTGCTTTTTCTATCACCAGCCCTTGGAGGAGCAAGTTGTGGGGCAGCCCACAACTCCACAAACAGAAACCGCTGTTCCCCAGCATTTGCTTTCAGATAAAGACAACATGGGAAGGAGAGATGCTGGTACTGATTTTGAAGCCAGAGAAGCATCAGCATCACAAGCCATACCTGCAGACATAGAAGAATCCCTGGCTAGTGGCCCATCACCATACCACGAAGATGGGGCTTCTGGGGCCGAGAAGACAGAAGCCAGAACTTCTCTTTTACCAGTGGTGGAAAGCCCTTCTACAACCCAGGAAGATGTTGTTTTTCCGGTGGCAGTGGGGGCTCAGGGGTTTATGGATCCTTCTCGTAGTCAGGCAGAAGAGGAAGGAGCTTCCTGCCTTGATTCAGCAAGTGTCCAGTTGAAAGTGGAGTCGGTTTAAGACATCCCAACTGGCTGCAAAGAACAGCCTCCTGGGCATGTTCTCCAAGACTTTACTGCAAGCATTTCAGGTATGGCAAATGTTTTGGTGGAGGGAGGCATTTCTGCAGAGAGGCTGCCTCCCAGAAGCCTTTCTCGGTCTTTGGAAAAGTCCAAAGCTGAAGTCGCCTCAGGTTCAGAGAGCATGTCAGAGGCAGGGAGTGTTTCTGAGCAGCAGATGGCTCCCAGAGACTCTTTCCAGTCCTTGGAGGACCCTGGAGAGGAACAAGAAGTCTCCTCAGGTTCAGAGAGTGCATCAGAAGAGGATGCGGCTCCCAGAGACTCTTTCTAGTCCTTGGTGAAGCCTGAAGATGGTCAAGAAGTCTTCACAAAATCAAAACGTTTTGTGGAATTGAGTTCTGATGAGCAGCTGACTCCCAGATGCCCTTCCCAGCCCTTGGTTAGGCCTAAATTCCAGCCACAGACTAGGACCCTTGACTCAGTGAGTGCTTCAGTCAGATGGAGTGGTCCTGTGGAGCCAGTGCATCCCAGATACACCTTCCA CCCCAAAGTTGAGCAACAAGCCTCTGCTGCTCCAGAGAATGCCAAGGCTGAGGAGAGCATTTCTGTGGAGGTGCAGCCTCCTAGATGCCCTTTCCAGGCCTGGGAGAGCCCTATATTGGAGCAACAAGTCTCTGTAGGTCCAGAGAGTGCCGCCATGGAGTGGTGCATTTCTGTGGAACCGCTGCCACCCAGAGAGCCTTCTCAGCCCCTCATGAGACCAGTAGCCAAGCAGGGAGTCTATTCATGTCCAGTGAGTGCTCCTGCAGAATGGCATGGTCCTGTGGAGCGCAGGCCTCGCACATATGCTTTCCAGCCCTGGGGGAGCTGCCACTTTGAGCGCCTAGCCTTTGTGGGTCCAGAGAGCATCGCGGCTAAGAGGAGCATTTCTATGGAGCAGAGGCCTCCCAGAATGCCTTCTCAGTCACGGATGGAACCAGTAGTCCACCAACCAACCTCTGCAGGTCCAGAGAGTGTCGCCATTGAGGAGGGTGCTTCTAAAGAGCTTTCCCCAACCACTGTGAGGT CCAGGGATGGGGCTAACTTCCAGCCACAGATTTCCTCAACAAGCTCAGCGAGTGCACCTGTAAAGTGGAGCAGTTCTAAGGAGCGTCTGCCTCCCAGACACCCTTTTCAGGCTTTGGCAGACCCTGAATATCAGCAACAGGTTTATTCAAGgtctgtgactgctgctgctgAGGGAACCATTTTTGAGAGCAATCCCAGCAGCTGGCCCCTACCAAGAGGCCCAGCTTCTCCAGACAGAACCAAGAAACACAGCCAAGGCTTCAGAGAGCTCACTGAGAACATCCCAGCTTCTGCTACCGAATCGTTCACCACCACCCCTGCCTGGCAAAGTC CTTCTGTGGGCACTGACTCTCAGAAGGACGTTGTTGAGAGTAGTGATCAAGATAACAGCCACTCAAGCTTATCTACCAATTGTTCTGATATTGAAAACCTTTTTGGAGCCCAATTGAGAAACGTCCCTTCCTCGCAGAGGTACAGGTGTGAGAAACAagatgaaacaagaaaaaatttacCGAATTTCCTTCATTCTCCTTGGGCCTGA